Proteins encoded in a region of the Capra hircus breed San Clemente chromosome 3, ASM170441v1, whole genome shotgun sequence genome:
- the SAG gene encoding S-arrestin isoform X1 produces MWKKPPGTVNTAANMQTNKPAPNHVIYKKISRDKSVTIYLGKRDYIDHVERVEPVDGVVLVDPELVKGKRVYVSLTCAFRYGQEDIDVIGLSFRRDLYFSQIQVFPPVGASGATTKLQESLIKKLGANTYPFLLTFPDYLPCSVMLQPAPQDVGKSCGVDFEIKAFATHSADVEEDKIPKKSSVRLLIRKVQHAPREMGPQPRAEASWQFFMSDKPLRLTVSLSKEIYYHGEPIPVTVAVTNSTEKTVKKIKVLVEQVANVVLYSSDYYIKPVAAEETQERVPPNSSLTKTLTLVPLLANNRERRGIALDGKIKHEDTNLASSTIIKEGIDKTVMGILVSYQIKVKLTVSGLLGELTSSEVATEVPFRLMHPQPEDPDSAMESFQDENFVFEEFARQNLKDAGEYKEEKTDQEAAMDE; encoded by the exons ATGTGGAAGAAACCACCAGGGACCGTTAACACAGCAGCCAACATGCAGACCAATAAGCCTGCACCAAACCACGTTATCTACAAGAAGATATCCCGTGATAAATCG GTGACCATCTACCTGGGGAAGAGAGACTACATAGACCACGTTGAACGAGTAGAGCCTGTGG ATGGAGTCGTGCTGGTGGATCCTGAGCTCGTGAAGGGCAAGAGAG TGTACGTGTCTCTGACGTGTGCCTTCCGCTACGGCCAGGAAGACATCGACGTGATCGGCCTGAGCTTCCGCAGGGACCTCTACTTCTCCCAGATCCAAGTGTTCCCTCCCGTGGGGGCCTCGGGCGCCACCACGAAGCTGCAGGAGAGCCTGATCAAGAAGCTGGGGGCCAACACCTACCCCTTCCTGCTCACG TTTCCTGACTACTTGCCCTGTTCGGTGATGCTGCAGCCAGCTCCGCAAGATGTGGGCAAG AGCTGTGGGGTCGACTTCGAGATCAAAGCATTCGCCACGCACAGCGCAGATGTGGAAGAGGACAAAATTCCCAAGAA GAGCTCCGTGCGTTTGTTGATCCGGAAGGTACAGCATGCACCGCGCGAGATGGGTCCCCAGCCCCGAGCCGAGGCCTCCTGGCAGTTTTTCATGTCGGACAAGCCCCTGCGCCTCACCGTCTCACTCAGCAAAGAG ATCTATTACCACGGGGAACCCATTCCTGTGACCGTGGCCGTGACCAACAGCACAGAGAAGACAGTGAAGAAGATTAAAGTGCTAG TGGAACAAGTGGCCAACGTGGTTCTCTACTCGAGCGATTATTACATCAAGCCGGTGGCTGCGGAGGAAACACA GGAAAGAGTGCCACCAAACAGCTCGCTGACCAAGACGCTGACGCTGGTGCCCTTGCTGGCCAACAACCGTGAGAGAAGGGGCATCGCCCTGGACGGGAAGATCAAGCATGAGGACACGAACCTGGCCTCCAGCACCAT CATAAAGGAGGGAATAGACAAGACCGTCATGGGGATCCTGGTGTCTTACCAGATCAAGGTGAAGCTCACGGTGTCAGG CCTTCTGGGAGAGCTCACTTCCAG TGAAGTGGCCACTGAGGTGCCGTTCCGCCTCATGCATCCTCAGCCAGAGGACCCAG ATAGCGCCATGGAAAG ttttcaggatgaaaattttgtttttgaggAGTTTGCTCGCCAAAATCTGAAAGATGCAGGAGAATATAAGGAAGAGAAGACAGACCAGGAGGCGGCTATGGATGAGTGA
- the SAG gene encoding S-arrestin isoform X3, which translates to MQTNKPAPNHVIYKKISRDKSVTIYLGKRDYIDHVERVEPVDGVVLVDPELVKGKRVYVSLTCAFRYGQEDIDVIGLSFRRDLYFSQIQVFPPVGASGATTKLQESLIKKLGANTYPFLLTFPDYLPCSVMLQPAPQDVGKSCGVDFEIKAFATHSADVEEDKIPKKSSVRLLIRKVQHAPREMGPQPRAEASWQFFMSDKPLRLTVSLSKEIYYHGEPIPVTVAVTNSTEKTVKKIKVLVEQVANVVLYSSDYYIKPVAAEETQERVPPNSSLTKTLTLVPLLANNRERRGIALDGKIKHEDTNLASSTIIKEGIDKTVMGILVSYQIKVKLTVSGLLGELTSSEVATEVPFRLMHPQPEDPGQDNFQDENFVFEEFARQNLKDAGEYKEEKTDQEAAMDE; encoded by the exons ATGCAGACCAATAAGCCTGCACCAAACCACGTTATCTACAAGAAGATATCCCGTGATAAATCG GTGACCATCTACCTGGGGAAGAGAGACTACATAGACCACGTTGAACGAGTAGAGCCTGTGG ATGGAGTCGTGCTGGTGGATCCTGAGCTCGTGAAGGGCAAGAGAG TGTACGTGTCTCTGACGTGTGCCTTCCGCTACGGCCAGGAAGACATCGACGTGATCGGCCTGAGCTTCCGCAGGGACCTCTACTTCTCCCAGATCCAAGTGTTCCCTCCCGTGGGGGCCTCGGGCGCCACCACGAAGCTGCAGGAGAGCCTGATCAAGAAGCTGGGGGCCAACACCTACCCCTTCCTGCTCACG TTTCCTGACTACTTGCCCTGTTCGGTGATGCTGCAGCCAGCTCCGCAAGATGTGGGCAAG AGCTGTGGGGTCGACTTCGAGATCAAAGCATTCGCCACGCACAGCGCAGATGTGGAAGAGGACAAAATTCCCAAGAA GAGCTCCGTGCGTTTGTTGATCCGGAAGGTACAGCATGCACCGCGCGAGATGGGTCCCCAGCCCCGAGCCGAGGCCTCCTGGCAGTTTTTCATGTCGGACAAGCCCCTGCGCCTCACCGTCTCACTCAGCAAAGAG ATCTATTACCACGGGGAACCCATTCCTGTGACCGTGGCCGTGACCAACAGCACAGAGAAGACAGTGAAGAAGATTAAAGTGCTAG TGGAACAAGTGGCCAACGTGGTTCTCTACTCGAGCGATTATTACATCAAGCCGGTGGCTGCGGAGGAAACACA GGAAAGAGTGCCACCAAACAGCTCGCTGACCAAGACGCTGACGCTGGTGCCCTTGCTGGCCAACAACCGTGAGAGAAGGGGCATCGCCCTGGACGGGAAGATCAAGCATGAGGACACGAACCTGGCCTCCAGCACCAT CATAAAGGAGGGAATAGACAAGACCGTCATGGGGATCCTGGTGTCTTACCAGATCAAGGTGAAGCTCACGGTGTCAGG CCTTCTGGGAGAGCTCACTTCCAG TGAAGTGGCCACTGAGGTGCCGTTCCGCCTCATGCATCCTCAGCCAGAGGACCCAGGTCA AGATAA ttttcaggatgaaaattttgtttttgaggAGTTTGCTCGCCAAAATCTGAAAGATGCAGGAGAATATAAGGAAGAGAAGACAGACCAGGAGGCGGCTATGGATGAGTGA
- the SAG gene encoding S-arrestin isoform X2 has product MWKKPPGTVNTAANMQTNKPAPNHVIYKKISRDKSVTIYLGKRDYIDHVERVEPVDGVVLVDPELVKGKRVYVSLTCAFRYGQEDIDVIGLSFRRDLYFSQIQVFPPVGASGATTKLQESLIKKLGANTYPFLLTFPDYLPCSVMLQPAPQDVGKSCGVDFEIKAFATHSADVEEDKIPKKSSVRLLIRKVQHAPREMGPQPRAEASWQFFMSDKPLRLTVSLSKEIYYHGEPIPVTVAVTNSTEKTVKKIKVLVEQVANVVLYSSDYYIKPVAAEETQERVPPNSSLTKTLTLVPLLANNRERRGIALDGKIKHEDTNLASSTIIKEGIDKTVMGILVSYQIKVKLTVSGLLGELTSSEVATEVPFRLMHPQPEDPDSAMESA; this is encoded by the exons ATGTGGAAGAAACCACCAGGGACCGTTAACACAGCAGCCAACATGCAGACCAATAAGCCTGCACCAAACCACGTTATCTACAAGAAGATATCCCGTGATAAATCG GTGACCATCTACCTGGGGAAGAGAGACTACATAGACCACGTTGAACGAGTAGAGCCTGTGG ATGGAGTCGTGCTGGTGGATCCTGAGCTCGTGAAGGGCAAGAGAG TGTACGTGTCTCTGACGTGTGCCTTCCGCTACGGCCAGGAAGACATCGACGTGATCGGCCTGAGCTTCCGCAGGGACCTCTACTTCTCCCAGATCCAAGTGTTCCCTCCCGTGGGGGCCTCGGGCGCCACCACGAAGCTGCAGGAGAGCCTGATCAAGAAGCTGGGGGCCAACACCTACCCCTTCCTGCTCACG TTTCCTGACTACTTGCCCTGTTCGGTGATGCTGCAGCCAGCTCCGCAAGATGTGGGCAAG AGCTGTGGGGTCGACTTCGAGATCAAAGCATTCGCCACGCACAGCGCAGATGTGGAAGAGGACAAAATTCCCAAGAA GAGCTCCGTGCGTTTGTTGATCCGGAAGGTACAGCATGCACCGCGCGAGATGGGTCCCCAGCCCCGAGCCGAGGCCTCCTGGCAGTTTTTCATGTCGGACAAGCCCCTGCGCCTCACCGTCTCACTCAGCAAAGAG ATCTATTACCACGGGGAACCCATTCCTGTGACCGTGGCCGTGACCAACAGCACAGAGAAGACAGTGAAGAAGATTAAAGTGCTAG TGGAACAAGTGGCCAACGTGGTTCTCTACTCGAGCGATTATTACATCAAGCCGGTGGCTGCGGAGGAAACACA GGAAAGAGTGCCACCAAACAGCTCGCTGACCAAGACGCTGACGCTGGTGCCCTTGCTGGCCAACAACCGTGAGAGAAGGGGCATCGCCCTGGACGGGAAGATCAAGCATGAGGACACGAACCTGGCCTCCAGCACCAT CATAAAGGAGGGAATAGACAAGACCGTCATGGGGATCCTGGTGTCTTACCAGATCAAGGTGAAGCTCACGGTGTCAGG CCTTCTGGGAGAGCTCACTTCCAG TGAAGTGGCCACTGAGGTGCCGTTCCGCCTCATGCATCCTCAGCCAGAGGACCCAG ATAGCGCCATGGAAAG TGCCTGA